The following proteins are encoded in a genomic region of Alnus glutinosa chromosome 8, dhAlnGlut1.1, whole genome shotgun sequence:
- the LOC133875194 gene encoding probable serine/threonine-protein kinase PBL23 gives MNCFNCCMSQEKINRRSLKKSIKEYHDTKTLASFAKLSFKSDSSRRHYISEEIKKIGKGNISAKIFTFRELCVATQNFRSENLLGEGGFGRVYKGHIASTNQVVAVKQLDRNGFQGNREFLVEVLMLSLLHHPNLVNLVGYCADGDQRILVYEYMANGSLEDHLLEICLPDLTPNRKPLDWSTRMKIAEGAARGLEYLHERAEPPVIYRDFKASNILLDENFNPKLSDFGLAKLGPTGDKSHVSTRVMGTYGYCAPEYALTGQLTTKSDVYSFGVVFLEIITGRRVIDNTRPTEEQNLVSWAQPLFRDRRKFTLMADPFLEDQYPVKGLYQALAVAAMCLQEEADTRPLISDVVTALEFLSVSNKNKEYGDQQDNANAASPDPDSDSSGEIKSI, from the exons ATGAACTGCTTCAATTGTTGCATGTCACAAGAGAAAATCAACAGAAGGTCGTTGAAAAAAAGTATTAAGGAATATCATGACACAAAAACGTTAGCCTCATTCGCTAAGCTCTCCTTCAAATCAG ATAGCAGCAGGCGACACTACATATCAGAAGAGATTAAAAAGATTGGAAAGGGGAATATTTCAGCTAAGATTTTTACTTTCCGGGAGCTATGTGTTGCAACTCAAAACTTCCGTTCTGAAAATCTACTGGGTGAAGGAGGCTTTGGGAGGGTGTACAAAGGGCACATTGCAAGCACAAATCAA GTTGTTGCAGTGAAGCAACTTGACAGGAATGGTTTCCAAGGAAACAGAGAATTTCTTGTAGAGGTTTTGATGTTGAGTCTTCTTCACCACCCTAACCTTGTCAATTTGGTTGGATATTGTGCTGATGGGGATCAGAGGATTTTAGTTTATGAGTACATGGCCAATGGTTCCTTAGAGGATCACCTTCTTG AAATCTGCTTACCAGATTTAACTCCAAACAGAAAGCCTTTGGATTGGAGTACCAGAATGAAAATTGCTGAAGGTGCAGCAAGAGGGCTTGAATACTTGCATGAGAGAGCCGAGCCACCGGTGATATATCGCGATTTCAAAGCATCAAACATATTGTTGGATGAGAACTTCAATCCAAAGCTTTCTGATTTCGGCCTTGCAAAGCTTGGTCCAACTGGGGATAAGTCTCATGTATCCACCAGGGTGATGGGAACCTATGGCTACTGTGCCCCTGAGTATGCACTCACAGGCCAATTGACAACAAAGTCCGATGTGTACAGCTTTGGAGTAGTGTTTTTGGAGATAATCACAGGGAGGAGAGTCATTGACAACACCAGACCAACAGAAGAGCAGAATCTAGTTTCTTGG GCACAACCACTATTTAGAGACAGAAGGAAGTTCACCTTAATGGCCGATCCGTTTCTTGAAGACCAATATCCTGTAAAGGGTCTATACCAAGCTCTGGCAGTTGCAGCCATGTGTCTCCAAGAGGAAGCCGATACTAGGCCTTTGATTAGTGATGTTGTAACAGCTCTCGAATTTTTGTCTGTAAGCAACAAGAACAAAGAGTATGGTGATCAGCAAGACAATGCCAATGCAGCTTCTCCCGATCCCGATAGTGATAGCAGTGGAGAGATCAAGTCGATCTGA
- the LOC133875614 gene encoding DNA polymerase I A, chloroplastic/mitochondrial has product MSLGLSTQTGPLRPSRPSYPFFSRSCSRPSSWSLLASSKALDSRGGWTIQNNKNYRTMSHCWRLMCLTNSAKMVSYPRDQDYSNGSILEQPIIYSRSVDKEGAKVSRNFSVPQVQEFGGSNPKGPSAFVSSCECTEPSGIGEWKEAMKIIREAVKKGSNPPRRTSSRASSTDVGWQSTDHAAPVSASKPASATPYGPASTELNCRGDRNIAVKDVNGRQGIYSTDNVRIVSQPSVSTSRKLEEIKETSFEVNVNGLNLDQSRPGLCSTDNSQKVAQPSVSTDGLVKTSTSNEASCQPDLHERLNSIYDSVLVVDNVTIAKEVVQMLTNKYRHLVHACDTEVAKIDVKQETPVDHGEIICFSIYSGPEADLGNGKSCVWVDVLDGGGRDLLDEFAPFFEDPSIKKVWHNYSFDNHVIENYGLRLSGFHADTMHMARLWDSSRRTEGGYSLEALTGNKRVMDCPEAELFGKVSMKTIFGRRKIKKDGSAGKMITISPVEELQREERKSWICYSVLDAKSTLKLYESLKCKLLNMPWVLDRKQVSGKSMFDFYEEYWRPFGELLVKMETEGMLVDRAYLAEVEKVAKAEQVVAANRFRNWASSYCPGAKDMNVGSDTQLRQLFFGGIANRKDPNEFLPDERIFKVPNVDKVIEDGKKTPTKFRDIKLHRIPDAPLPIDTFTATGWPSVSGDALKTLAGKVSAEYDFMDGASDQQLDDNVENASENEVSEKQKSTGDVDKSVYGTAFQAFKEEEKGREACHAIAALCEVCSIDSLISNFILPLQGSNISGSNGRIHCSLNINTETGRLSARRPNLQNQPALEKDRYKIRQAFIAAPGNSLIVADYGQLELRILAHLASCKSMLDAFRAGGDFHSRTAMNMYPYIREAIDKKEVLLEWYPQPGEEKPPVPLLKDAFASERRKAKMLNFSIAYGKTPMGLARDWKVSVEEAKETVDLWYSDRKEVLTWQKRRKKEAREKQFVRTLLGRARRFPSVANVSTYQKGHIERAAINTPVQGSAADVAMCAMLEISKNVRLKELGWKLLLQVHDEVILEGPTETAEVAKAIVVDCMAKPFNGKNFLQVDLSVDAKCAQNWYSAK; this is encoded by the exons ATGTCTCTGGGTTTGTCTACCCAAACCGGTCCCCTGAGACCGTCTCGCCCCTCCTATCCCTTCTTTTCCCGGTCTTGTTCCCGCCCTTCTTCTTGGTCCCTCTTGGCTTCCTCTAAAGCCCTGGACAG TCGAGGAGGGTGGACAATCCAGAATAACAAGAATTACCGGACGATGTCTCATTGTTGGAGGCTTATGTGTCTTACAAATTCAGCTAAGATGGTATCTTACCCCAGAGATCAGGATTATTCTAATGGAAGTATCTTAGAACAACCAATTATTTACTCTCGAAGTGTAGATAAAGAAGGGGCAAAGGTTTCAAGAAATTTTAGTGTACCACAAGTTCAGGAGTTTGGGGGTAGTAATCCTAAAGGACCTAGTGCTTTTGTTTCATCTTGTGAATGTACAGAGCCTAGTGGCATTGGGGAATGGAAAGAAGCAATGAAAATTATCAGGGAAGCTGTGAAAAAAGGTAGTAATCCACCACGTAGAACTAGTAGTCGAGCAAGTTCTACAGATGTTGGATGGCAGTCTACTGATCATGCTGCACCTGTTTCAGCTTCAAAACCAGCTTCTGCTACACCTTATGGCCCAGCTTCCACTGAACTAAACTGTAGAGGAGACAGAAATATAGCTGTGAAAGATGTAAATGGTAGGCAAGGTATATATTCAACAGACAATGTAAGAATAGTTTCCCAGCCCAGTGTGTCCACATCAAGGAAATTGgaggaaataaaagaaacaagttTTGAAGTTAATGTGAATGGTCTCAACCTTGATCAGTCAAGGCCAGGTCTATGTTCAACAGACAATTCACAAAAGGTTGCCCAGCCCAGTGTGTCGACCGATGGTTTAGTCAAAACCTCCACTAGTAATGAGGCATCTTGCCAGCCAGATCTTCATGAGAGGCTTAATAGCATCTATGACAGTGTTCTTGTTGTTGATAATGTCACCATAGCAAAGGAGGTTGTCCAGATGCTTACAAATAAGTACAGACATCTTGTCCATGCATGCGACACTGAG GTTGCAAAGATAGATGTGAAGCAAGAAACGCCTGTTGATCATGGGGAAATTATATGCTTCAGTATATATTCTGGACCAGAAGCAGATCTTGGAAATGGGAAGTCCTGTGTGTGGGTTGATGTTCTTGATGGTGGTGGCAGGGATCTTTTGGATGAATTTGCTCCATTCTTTGAAGACCCATCCATcaaaaag GTTTGGCACAACTATAGCTTTGATAACCATGTTATTGAGAACTATGGGCTTAGGCTTTCCGGTTTTCATGCTGACACAATGCATATGGCACGGTTGTGGGATTCATCGAGAAGAACCGAGGGTGGGTATTCTCTTGAAGCACTTACTGGCAATAAAAGGGTTATGGATTGCCCTGAAGCAGAGTTGTTTGGTAAAGTCTCAATGAAAACCATCTTTGGTaggagaaaaattaaaaaagatggATCTGCAGGCAAAATGATCACCATTTCTCCGGTTGAAGAGCTACAAAGAGAAGAGCGGAAATCATGGATTTGTTATTCTGTCTTAGATGCAAAAAGCACACTAAAGCTTTATGAGAGCTTGAAATGCAAACTATTGAATATGCCATGGGTACTTGATAGGAAACAAGTTTCTGGAAAATCCATGTTTGATTTCTACGAGGAGTACTGGCGACCATTTGGTGAGCTTTTGGTTAAAATGGAAACTGAGGGAATGCTAGTTGATCGGGCATATCTCGCTGAGGTGGAGAAGGTAGCCAAAGCAGAGCAAGTGGTTGCTGCCAATAGATTTCGCAACTGGGCGTCTAGCTATTGCCCTGGTGCCAAGGACATGAATGTGGGAAGTGATACACAACTACGCCAGCTCTTTTTTGGTGGCATAGCGAACAG AAAGGATCCCAATGAGTTTCTTCCAGATGAGCGGATTTTCAAAGTTCCTAATGTTGATAAAGTGATTGAAGATGGCAAGAAGACTCCCACCAAATTTCGCGATATTAAGCTGCATAGGATCCCTGATGCTCCCCTGCCAATTGACACGTTCACAGCAACTGGTTGGCCTTCAGTTAGTGGTGATGCTTTGAAGACGCTGGCTGGAAAGGTTTCTGCAGAATATGATTTTATGGATGGCGCTTCTGACCAGCAATTAGATGACAATGTTGAAAATGCTTCTGAAAATGAAGtttcagaaaaacaaaaatcaactgGTGATGTCGACAAATCTGTTTATGGAACAGCTTTTCAGGCTtttaaagaagaagagaaggggaGGGAGGCTTGTCATGCCATTGCTGCTTTATGTGAAGTTTGCTCCATCGACTCCTTGATATCCAACTTCATTCTCCCCTTGCAG GGAAGTAATATATCGGGCAGTAATGGGCGTATTCATTGTTCATTAAATATCAACACAGAAACTGGGCGCTTATCAGCTAGGAGACCAAATTTACAG AATCAACCTGCCTTAGAGAAGGACCGGTATAAGATCCGTCAGGCATTCATAGCTGCACCTGGGAATTCCCTTATTGTTGCAGATTACGGGCAA CTGGAACTTCGGATTCTTGCGCATCTTGCGAGTTGTAAGAGCATGCTAGATGCCTTTAGAGCTGGTGGAGATTTCCATTCAAGGACTGCAATGAACATGTACCCATACATTCGTGAAGCAATTGACAAAAAGGAAGTGCTTCTTGAGTGGTATCCTCAACCTGGTGAAGAGAAACCCCCAGTTCCGCTATTAAAG GATGCCTTTGCTTCTGAAAGAAGGAAAGCTAAAATGCTCAACTTTTCCATTGCATATGGAAAAACTCCAATGGGGCTTGCCCGGGATTGGAAG GTTTCTGTTGAGGAAGCAAAGGAAACAGTTGATCTGTGGTACAGTGATAGGAAAGAGGTGCTGACCTGGCAAAAAAGGCGTAAAAAAGAGGCCCGTGAAAAACAGTTTGTGCGCACATTGCTAGGGCGTGCCCGCCGGTTCCCTTCGGTGGCCAATGTTTCCACCTATCAGAAAGGTCACATTGAGCGAGCTGCTATCAACACCCCAGTGCAG GGTAGCGCTGCTGATGTTGCCATGTGTGCCATGTTAGAAATATCAAAAAATGTACGGTTGAAGGAGCTTGGGTGGAAGCTACTTTTACAG GTTCATGATGAAGTAATCTTGGAAGGACCAACAGAGACAGCTGAAGTTGCGAAGGCCATAGTTGTCGACTGTATGGCTAAACCCTTCAATGGCAAGAACTTCCTTCAAGTTGACCTGTCAGTTGATGCCAAGTGTGCTCAAAACTGGTATTCTGCCAAGTAG
- the LOC133876317 gene encoding uncharacterized protein LOC133876317, whose amino-acid sequence MAGLSDTIIEERQELMISPTGDSIPTKRKAHFLKPSVNSAPGPDFELPFLPIPPKPTIPEVEKLPLIVKYKGRRHPQNNWKEWVDSLHSKHQSTWKKAGIYEAILSSKYQILRHNNLIVNVAERWCSKTNTFLFPWAEATITLEDMMVLGGYSVLGDSISKPLETNDLWEMRDSLTEAHKQLTVASHGAWMHYFMGNGHKLEHVAFLALWLSRYVFPASLYSNIGRNLFPIAIHLARGTRIALAPAVLASIYWDLSLLKENIDLARCMKNEDKGDRLVLDLWAPFQLVQVWIWERFPTLRQTPNLIKDGEPRAARWHKVKKLNIEKLGLVIDSEGDGFQWRPYAAGLENWLSPKLYRNEERWVPIGPDLDEEVASFARCLRASELVGQTCIEQYLPHRVAMQFGMDQDIPGCVPRFNMNRETAWSNYCRPIEDKHLYVPARLFESDVTELYLKWWKQSMFAQEDAIKHFVRRPRNRRRFARIPARKVEDSHVSVPPGFPPKCRKVDEKKTIKEEVEYEPFGGFSAPNNLENKLASDVKPFSGYNSEIISHSMAGDGAAKKDLLMSPMQKKLESRGSMLEPKRILADYHVSVPPGFPPKCHKVDEKKTIKEAEHTLYGALSAPKNLENKLATDVKPFSGSSSKFISHSMADDGADETMPKILHSGGSMREPKRNLADATVIEMGRPSKAEVHVKDNDGESGSYCKKDMPGLELEVRVNRLERLYAELKAARSDRKFVNEPAKKYP is encoded by the coding sequence ATGGCCGGACTATCAGACACCATCATCGAGGAAAGACAGGAGCTGATGATTTCACCCACAGGTGATAGTATCCCAACTAAAAGAAAAGCACACTTTCTTAAACCCTCTGTAAACTCTGCTCCAGGACCAGATTTTGAACTTCCTTTTCTTCCTATTCCACCCAAACCCACCATTCCTGAGGTCGAGAAATTGCCTTTGATAGTAAAGTACAAAGGTCGGCGACACCCGCAGAACAACTGGAAAGAATGGGTGGATAGCTTGCATTCCAAGCATCAATCCACATGGAAGAAAGCTGGTATATATGAGGCAATATTGAGCTCCAAATACCAAATCCTAAGGCACAATAATCTGATTGTTAATGTTGCTGAGAGGTGGTGTTCTAAGACCAATACCTTTCTCTTTCCTTGGGCTGAAGCAACAATCACACTGGAGGATATGATGGTTTTGGGGGGTTACTCTGTTTTAGGCGACTCTATTTCAAAGCCCCTTGAAACCAATGATTTGTGGGAAATGAGAGATAGCTTGACTGAAGCTCATAAACAACTTACAGTGGCAAGCCATGGTGCATGGATGCACTATTTCATGGGGAATGGCCACAAGCTCGAGCATGTAGCGTTTCTGGCGCTGTGGCTATCAAGGTATGTCTTTCCTGCATCTTTGTATTCTAACATTGGAAGAAATCTTTTTCCGATTGCAATTCATTTAGCGAGGGGAACTAGAATTGCGCTAGCGCCGGCAGTCCTCGCTAGCATATACTGGGATTTGAgcttattgaaagaaaatattgatTTGGCCAGATGTATGAAAAATGAGGATAAAGGTGACAGGTTGGTGCTTGACCTTTGGGCGCCATTTCAGCTAGTGCAGGTTTGGATTTGGGAGAGATTCCCAACATTGCGGCAAACACCAAATTTGATTAAAGATGGTGAGCCAAGAGCTGCTCGGTGGCATAAAGTGAAGAAGTTGAATATTGAGAAGTTGGGATTGGTCATAGACTCTGAAGGAGATGGTTTTCAGTGGCGGCCTTATGCTGCAGGCTTGGAGAACTGGTTGTCTCCAAAGCTCTATAGAAATGAAGAAAGGTGGGTGCCGATTGGTCCTGATTTGGATGAAGAAGTAGCTTCATTTGCACGATGCTTAAGGGCAAGCGAGCTGGTTGGACAAACGTGTATAGAGCAATACCTTCCACACAGAGTGGCTATGCAATTTGGTATGGATCAAGATATTCCGGGCTGTGTTCCTCGATTCAATATGAATAGAGAAACTGCTTGGAGCAACTACTGTAGGCCAATTGAAGATAAACATTTGTACGTTCCAGCCAGACTCTTTGAGTCAGATGTTACCGAACTATACTTGAAGTGGTGGAAGCAATCAATGTTTGCTCAGGAAGACGCAATCAAGCACTTTGTTAGGCGGCCTAGAAATAGAAGAAGATTTGCCAGAATACCTGCTCGAAAGGTGGAAGATTCCCACGTCTCTGTTCCTCCTGGTTTTCCTCCGAAATGTCGTAAAGTCGACGAAAAGAAAACCATCAAGGAAGAAGTTGAGTATGAACCCTTTGGAGGTTTTAGTGCACCCAACAATCTTGAGAACAAACTGGCTAGTGACGTTAAACCTTTCTCAGGCTATAATTCAGAAATTATATCACATTCAATGGCAGGTGATGGAGCTGCTAAAAAAGACTTGCTGATGAGCCCAAtgcaaaaaaaattggagagtcGAGGTTCAATGCTTGAACCCAAAAGAATTCTGGCAGATTACCATGTCTCTGTTCCTCCTGGTTTTCCTCCAAAATGTCATAAAGTAGACGAAAAGAAAACCATCAAGGAAGCTGAACATACACTCTATGGAGCTTTGAGTGCACCTAAAAATCTTGAGAACAAACTGGCTACTGATGTTAAGCCTTTCTCAGGCTCTAGTTCAAAATTTATATCACATTCAATGGCAGATGATGGAGCTGATGAGACAATGCCAAAGATTTTGCACAGTGGAGGTTCAATGCGTGAACCCAAAAGAAATCTGGCAGATGCAACTGTGATTGAAATGGGACGCCCATCCAAGGCTGAGGTGCATGTCAAAGACAATGATGGAGAAAGCGGCAGCTATTGCAAAAAGGACATGCCAGGATTGGAGCTTGAGGTTCGGGTAAATAGGCTTGAGAGACTATATGCAGAGCTAAAAGCGGCAAGATCTGATCGCAAGTTTGTGAACGAGCCCGCCAAGAAGTATCCATAG
- the LOC133875195 gene encoding LOW QUALITY PROTEIN: small ribosomal subunit protein uS7c-like (The sequence of the model RefSeq protein was modified relative to this genomic sequence to represent the inferred CDS: deleted 2 bases in 1 codon; substituted 1 base at 1 genomic stop codon) yields MSRRGTAEEKTAKSDPIYRNRLVNMLVNRILXHGKKSLAYQIIYRAMKKIQQKTETNLLSVLRQAICGVTPDIAVKAKRVGGSTHQVPIEIGSAQGKTLAIRWLLGASRKRLGQNMALKLSSELVDAAKGSGDAIRKKEETHRMTEANKAFAHFH; encoded by the exons ATGTCACGTCGAGGTACTGCAGAAGAAAAAACTGCAAAATCCGATCCAATATATCGTAATCGATTAGTTAACATGTTGGTTAACCGTATTCTGTAACacgga aaaaaatcattagctTATCAAATTATCTATCGAGCTATGAAAAAGATTCAACAAAAGACAGAAACGAATCTGCTATCTGTTTTACGTCAAGCAATATGTGGAGTAACTCCCGACATAGCAGTAAAAGCAAAACGTGTAGGCGGATCGACTCATCAAGTTCCCATTGAAATAGGATCTGCACAAGGAAAAACACTTGCGATTCGTTGGTTATTAGGGGCATCACGAAAACGCCTAGGTCAAAATATGGCTCTCAAGTTAAGTTCTGAATTAGTGGATGCTGCCAAAGGGAGTGGCGATGCCATACGTAAAAAGGAAGAGACTCATAGAATGACAGAGGCAAATAAAGCTTTTGCACATTTTCATTAA